A single genomic interval of Corvus hawaiiensis isolate bCorHaw1 chromosome 5, bCorHaw1.pri.cur, whole genome shotgun sequence harbors:
- the PRPF31 gene encoding LOW QUALITY PROTEIN: U4/U6 small nuclear ribonucleoprotein Prp31 (The sequence of the model RefSeq protein was modified relative to this genomic sequence to represent the inferred CDS: inserted 4 bases in 3 codons; deleted 2 bases in 2 codons), whose translation MSLVDELVADLEEAAGEEEKAKGSEGXGKELAVEDMQEEPEPPKAMESVWSIAKLWESKAFTEIAQKIEEYIGKQPKVAEVLGLVEAAPEYWVIMEANNLPVEFENELNIIHKFIRDKYSXQFLELESLVPNALDCIRTVKELGNSLDKCKNNENTQQILTNTTTMVVSVMASTTQGQQLLAEELGRTKDACDMALALSRANLCIYEYMESRMSFITPNLSLILRASTASKIMGMAGGLTLLSKLPPCNILLLGAQRQMLSSFSSTSVLPHTGFIYHSDIVQSLPPDLRRKAAQLMAAKCMLVARVDSFHESQDGKVGYKLREEIDHKFDKWQEPSPVKQVRPLPTPLEGQRKKRGGRQYRETKERLGLTEIXANRVSFREIEEDAYQENLRFGLGHLGKAGSDYVCQTQVNEATKARISRTLQRTLQKQSVIYGGKSTIQDHGLGMASSMAFTPLQGLETVNPQAAEKRVAKANQKYFYSMAKFLKVKGDRSGVPTPPEAPGPPKIPPYHPPLPFPSEFGFWGRSSRSRGTKTGFPPPQPQ comes from the exons ATGTCGCTGGTGGATGAGCTGGTGGCGGacctggaggaggcagcaggggaggaggagaaggccAAAGGCTCTGAGG GGGGGAAGGAGCTCGCAGTCGAGGACATGCAGGAGGAGCCAGAGCCACCCAAGGCCATGGAGTCTGTGTGGAGCATTGCCAAGCTCTGGGAGTCCAAGGCATTTACAGAGATCGCACAGAAAATTGAGGAATACATTGGGAAACAGCCCAAGGTGGCTGAAGTTTTGGGGCTGGTGGAGGCTGCCCCTGAATACTGGGTGATCATGGAGGCCAACAACCTCCCAGTGGAGTTTGAGAATGAGCTCAACATCATCCACAAGTTCATCCGGGACAAATATT AACAGTTCCTGGAGCTGGAGTCACTGGTGCCCAACGCCCTGGATTGCATCCGAACAGTCAAGGAATTGGGGAATTCCCTGGATAAATGCAAGAACAACGAGAACACGCAGCAGATCCTGACCAACACCACCACCATGGTGGTCAGCGTGATGGCCTCCACCACC CAGGGGCAGCAGCTGTTGGcggaggagctgggcaggaccAAGGATGCGTGCGACATGGCCCTGGCACTGAGCAGGGCCAACCTGTGTATCTATGAGTACATGGAGTCCCGCATGTCCTTCATCACCCCCAACCTCTCCCTCATCCTCAGGGCCTCCACAGCCTCCAAGATCATGGGGATGGCAGGAGGCCTGACCCTGCTGTCCAAGCTGCCACCCTGCAACATCCTCCTGCTAGGGGCCCAGCGCCAGATGCTGTCCAGCTTCTCCTCCACCTCTGTCCTGCCCCACACTGGCTTCATCTACCACAGCGACATCGTCCAGTCCCTGCCGCCAGATTTGAGGAGAAAAGCAGCGCAGCTCATGGCGGCCAAGTGCATGCTGGTGGCCAGGGTGGACAGCTTCCATGAGAGCCAGGACGGGAAGGTGGGCTACAAGCTGAGGGAGGAGATTGACCATAAGTTTGACAAGTGGCAGGAG CCCAGCCCGGTCAAGCAGGTGAGGCCACTGCCAACACCGCTGGAAGGGCAGAGGAAGAAGCGGGGGGGACGGCAGTACCGGGAGACAAAGGAACGCTTGGGGCTGACAGAGAT TGCAAACAGGGTGAGCTTCAGGGAGATCGAGGAGGACGCCTACCAGGAAAACCTCAGGTTCGGCCTGGGCCACCTGGGCAAGGCAGGCAGTGACTACGTGTGCCAGACCCAGGTCAATGAGGCCACCAAGGCCCGGATCAGCAGGACCCTGCAGAGgaccctgcagaagcagagtgTCATCTATGGCGGCAAATCTACAATCCAGGATCACGGCTTGGGCATGGCCTCAAGCATGGCCTTCACCCCCTTGCAGGGGTTAGAGACTGTGAACCCACAGGCAGCCGAAAAGAGAGTGGCCAAGGCCAACCAGAAATATTTCTACAGCATGGCCAAGTTCCTCAAGGTCAAAGGGGACAGAAGTGGGGTCCCCACCCCCCCCGAggccccaggacccccaaaaattcccccatATCAccctccccttccttttccatCAGAATTTGGTTTCTGGGGGAGGTCCTCCAGGTCAAGGGGGACAAAAACGGGGTTCCCACCCCCTCAACCCCAGTag